CTTTATCCAAGGTCGCACATTGGCCAGCGTCGCGGCTGTCTGCCTGTACGCAGCCTGTCGAGCAGAGCCACCGTGCAAGGTTATGCTTATCGACCTGGCGGACTTGGTGCAGCTCAACGTTTTCAAGCTGGGTCgcatcttcaagaagctcaatgaGGTGGTGCCAATTGGCAACGACGGTCTCATTCCAGTGTATCCGGAGGATCTTATCTGGCGATTTGCGACAAAGATGGAGTTTCACCAAGACACGGCCAAAGTTGCTGAGGACGCTGTTCGTCTGGTCAAGCGAATGAGTCGAGATTGGATGGTCATGGGTCGTCGACCATCAGGCATCTGTGGAGCTTGTCTGCTCATGGCGGCACGTATGCACAACTTTCGACGAACTGTGCGAGAGGTTGTCTACATTGTCAAAGTCACCAACCACACAATTCAGAACCGTCTTCAAGAGTTCAAGGTCACTGAGTCCAGTCGCATGTCGGTTGAGGATTTCTTGAAGCAGGATTTCTTGGAGAGCTCTCACGACCCACCTTCCTTTTACAGGCAGTCAGCCGAATATAAGAAGCAGCTGGCAGCGAAGAATAAGAAGCGAAAGAGGCCGacagatgctgatgctgacgacaatgaggaggaagatgacaaCCTGGCCGACAAGATTGATCCGCGGTTAATAGAAGGCGGCGCTGATCTTTCGAAGGCGCCTGTCGTCGAATATCGCCGCGATGATGACGGCTTCATTATTCCGCCTATACCATCTAAAATCGCCAAAGATCCATCGCTGGTCAACAGGCTGAACGAGAACgcagaggacgaagaagccgaggGTGAAGACACGAATGTTCAGACCCTAGATGGTTTGGTACAAGAGTTTGGAGACGCGATGGATGAGGAGCTTACCGAGAACGGGACACAAGAAACCAGCCAACGGAAAGGCAGCAAGCCGCAATTACCTATCAATGAGGAATGGGAACAGGATGAGCAAGAACTAGAGGGTGTGATTGAGGAGATCTTTAACGATCCGCTGACATACGAACACGCCATGGCCTACACAACTGCCGAGCAGCGAGCACGAATTCACACAGTCTGGGCCCTACAGCAACGACCCCAGAAAGAGGTTTCCATGTCGGCGGATGTCACAGAGGATGAGTTCGCTGACGACCCCGAGGTGAACAATTGTTTGCTGTCGCCCGAGGAGGCTCAGATCAAGGAAATGATCTGGGTGAACCAGAACAAGGAATGGCTACGAAAGCACCAGGAGAAGGTGTTCCGCAAGAAAGTCGAGGCAGAACGACCGAAGCAAACACGAAAGCGGCGTAAGCGAGCTAGAATGGGTGAAGGTCAGACCAGTCCCGCCAGCTCAGCCGCCGAGGCAGCCGTCAACGTCGCCAAAGATCGCGCCTGGTCCAAGAGGATCAATTACGACGCCATCCGCAACATTTTCGATATGCCCAACCTTGGAGGTCCAGGATCAGAAGCCACAAGTCGCAAGACCAGTGTCGCAGGAAGCACAAAAGGCGGCGATGATGCGAGCGAAGCTGCCGATGAGAGCGTTGCTGGCGACGAACCCGAAGCGCCacaggaggaagaagagttcgaggaagaggagtACGATGAGACGCAGAACTatggcgatggtgaggagtttggtggtggaggtgaTGAGTTTGGCGGCGGgtatgatgaggatgatccGGAGATGGATGCTGAGTATGGTCTTGAGGAGTATGCTTGAGAGGATTAACAAGGGATTGAGTGCTGGGATGGTAATTGATACCCATATAGATAACAGGATGCTGTAGCACATACGCAAATGAGCGATTGAGGAATAAATCTGTAAAAGTCTTACTCTGTTTGTCCCCTTCGGTATATTCTCTTGATGAGTTTAGTCCAATCTTGGGCTGGGCGTCCTAAACTTCTACAAGTTCTAGGACAGTCACATCGTGAAGATGTAAGCCACAGCTCAATGTGGAGCCCTTCGGGGAATGAGATGGAGGCGTGGTTGGCAAGTGTAAGTGGCGGCGCTCCAGGATCTGTTCCAGTATCTCATTCGCCCTCGCTCACATGAGATTGACGCTATTCGGATTACTCATAATACATGAAGTCTACCCAGTTTGAACTGATAGTTGATAATTGACATCGGGCATGTCTATCGATGGGTGTATCCGTACCTGCATGTCCGTAAGTAGTTTGGGGCGTCAACACCATGGCGATCTTCCCCACATGGATCTGTCTCACTTGCATCTCCACATTCGATGTCAGTCCAACACAGAACGACTCTGAAGAATTTAACAAAAGAGAATGCTCTCTCTTGTTGCTGTACCTATCTATTCAAAAAGGGAAAATACCATTGCAACCCCTAAAGTCGAGCCGGTGCGGCTTCCGGCCGGTCGTGATGCCGGGATCCCGGCCGAAAGGCTTCACACCACCAAAAAGAACTCGATTCGATGAACCCAGGACTCGAACCTGGAGCCTTTGCCACCGGAAAGCAACGCGCTGCCATTGCGCCAGTCCACCCCACTTTATTTTAAGCGTTTTGGTTGTTATTTGCGAATATAATCATGTaattatcatcaacatcgagtCTGGTGTTGAACCAAGATTTGCAGGCCCAACCCCACGCTCAGGCTATCACACCCGACTTTCAAGACTTGTGTGACGTTAATTTGCGAAAAGCTGACTATTACATCTGCCttctctatatttactttactttGAGTGGCGGGCTTTGTGATGCTTTGAACTGTCGTCGTTCGGCGGCCGGCGGTACGTACCAAAGTCGGCCGAGAGTGGACCCACATCTCCCTCGGTAAGGCTGAGCCCTTCCGAACTCTCAAGCCTGGATGCCTGAGCAGGCAGGAAGTCTTTAATTCTTAAATTCACATGACCACCATAAACAAGGAACTATTTTCATATAAGTAAGCTGGGCATGTACTGGGCGCGGCGTCGTGAGGAATAATGCCTGCCGGCTTGGTGCATTGACGCACCTTTCAAAGAGGGATCTTGGTGATACATGGGATTTGTTTTACGGAATGATTGATGGTACAGTGATTGACTCGCGCCTCTCAAAATCAGCGGCGCTACTAGAAGATGTCCTCGAATTGGCACCGTCTAATATTCTACTACATGAATAGTAAGGCCGTTCACATTGTCATCGGTCACTGCTTGACATAGGAAGGGCAGCTTCACCAACGCCAGAGAAAGTAAGCCATCGCTGAGAGGCGGCGGCAATGGGTGGCTTTACGATAGCCCCTTTGCTGCTGATTGTGCTCTCGCAAGAGAGCATCCACACTGGAATTGGAGAGACGCAATATTGACCTTCGAAGCCGACTCATCATAAGCCGACTTCAGGCAGCATCTTGGAGCAAATTGTCCGTAGGCCATTGGTGACGTCTCAAGAGCGGGCGTCAATTGACGAAAGAACAATGACTCACCAAAAAGTCAGAGATCATCCACGAGTCAACATCAGTAAACTCAAGACCTCTCATGGTGCTGGCAAGCGCAGggtaagtaaggttatttGACACcgggtgccaaaataaactcatcaaaaagTACCCTAAGATTATGCTAATTTACCTACGTGCTTTTATCACTTCGGATCGAGGTCCTACGTTCTCTTGCCTCCCGGAGGGATGTAATCGTCGATTGACGCAGGCTTGCCATACCACAATTCTCACCTTGCGCAAAGTTGTGAGTCAGAATGATGGCAACAAGGACTTCTGGAGTGAAACAACATCCAAATCGTCACTGATGCCACAAGCCCAAGGCGCTTGATGATCACTGCGCCCGTCACAAGGAGCAGGCCCCGGCGCGCCGTGAGAATTGTTTGGGCTTTAGACGGTATTGTGTCAAGAAGTATTGGCAGTAACAGGCAGCAATCGACCGGTTGCAAATCCCATAGGCATTGTATCACGTCGTACGCATCGCGTAGCTACAGGAGATGTCGCGAGCCGTGACAAACCGGAGGACTCGAATGACAGCCCCACTAAAAAATGAGGCCGTCTTGCACGACAGCTTCAATTCACAGCAGATCACAGAGAACGGCGCAGTTACGAAGTATTGAGAACACTGAATGAAATTTTGGTCGTGGCTTTTATCTACCTCTAGACCCATGGACGAAAACACCAGTAACGAAAGACAATTGATAACTTTTTGCCCATATccgacatcaagaacatcaaagCATTAGCGGCATTAGACTTTTTGTTTGTCCCATGCAGGGTCGCTCGCAGAGCAAACACCTGCCCGACCACCTGATTGACCATTACAAGTACAACAAGGCAAGTCGCTGATTCCTCCGATACGCTCACCCGGCTTTTCGACCGGGCTGGAGCTGCTGGGGTATCATCTCCAAAGAAAACATCGTCCCTGTCCCTTGGGGGAGGGGGCGCGAGTAAGCACGCTGTAGACAAGGGTTTCATTCAACCCAAAGAGAATCAATCAAGGAAAATTTGTTGAAAGAAAGTGGTGTCGAGGCCAGGGATAGCGACAGCAGGCTATGCCGTCCTCGTACGTTTTTGTGGGTGTGCATTGCACTAGATGTGGAGATAGTTCACATCCGAGATGCTTCTGTGCCTCTTGTGGCCGTTGCCAGCTTCGGTGGTGGCCTTGCGTTTTTGAGACATTGACTCAAGGGGGCTGCGTGTGGCGTCGCTCATCTGCCTCTTGTGGCGACGGGCGGGTGTTAGGGGGATGGCAGCTGTGTCGAAGCGGTCCGATTTGAGACCCTTGAGTGCGGTGTAGTTGTAGGGACCACTGAATGCCAGAGAGTCCTGGGTAGCCTGGTTGCTCAGAATGAGCTGCTGGTTGATTTGGTTACGGCGGAAAGCTCCAACAGTCTCGGAATTGATGTGACCATGTGCCTGTTTCTCGCTGGTAGCTGTGCTGGGCCGCGCGGGCGTGGACGCGGGATCCCAGTTGTCaccctcttcatcgccagAAGAGTCATTTTCCTCCCAGGCGATAAAGTCGTTGAGGTCCAGATTCAGTTCagcgtcttcctcctcctcatcctgcAAGCTAGGCGCGGTTGAGCTCTCGTCGGCGGTGTTGGGTTCAGaggggaaggggaagaaAGCCTCGGCAGGTCCCATCACCTGAGCCGTATTGAAGAAGTCACCAAAGGTGTTGGAGGAGAACATGGCGCTGAGCATTAGGTTTGCGGAGTTGCTCATGATAGGTGACTCGGGCCCCTCAGTACCCCAGGGAAAGTTAAATTGTTCGGGTGAGAGGTCGAGTTGGTGGCGCCGGTGAGGAGtaaagatcatcatctttccGGTGACGGGGTTGAGGACAGCAATTGGCTTCTTGTCGGAACGGTCAAGGTTGTATCGTCCCAAACGGGGTTGACCACGCTCGGCCTTGACCGGGCTGTCGGCGTCAGAGTCCGAAATGTCGCTCATAGGCTTTGAAGGTCGTCGAGTCTTCTTTCGGACAATGGGTTCGGgttcatcttcctcggtgGTATCGCCATCAGCTGGGCATGTTAGTACAAGTAATGACGCCCATATAGCCAAACTTACTCTCGTAGCCATCCAGCTCGGTGGATTCCTCAAAGCCAAAGGGAATGGGCTGAGGGGTAGAGGCAGCAGTGGCTGGCTGGGAGGCCATTGGAGTGGCAATAGGGGTGTCATCGTCAATTTGTCGGAAAATTTCCTCGGCATCCGAGTCATCATCTTGCTCGCCGTATTGGTTGTTGAAATCCCAGAAAGATCCCGAGTCAGAAGACTCATTAGGATCATTCTCAATTTCACGGCGGAAAGCAGGATCCAGGTTGTTTTGAGAAACAAAGATATCAGGGAAGAAACCCTGAATCTCATCCTCGGTGTCGGTAGAGTCAGAGTCGCTGGAGGGTACGTCAAAGTGAACGTGGCGCTCTAAAGGCTCCTCACCAAAGATATTGGCGTCTTGGTAGACGTCAGGCTGGTCCTCATCGTCCGTAACGATGCCTCCCCAGCTAGCagcgtcatcgtcatcaataTCCAGGCCCTcttgctcatcatcttcctgctccacttcctcctcctcctcttcttcttcgtcatcctcctcaataGTCGGTTGCGGCCGAGGAGCTTGTGGTGGGGTGGGGGGAACATGAGTTTCTTCTAGGAtgttctcctcctcggccgCAGCgacatcgtcctcatcgtcgtctgAAGAGTCGCTAATATCTTCTACGGCAGAGTAGCCGCCATCGTCTGAGAGGTCTagggaagaagcagaaggagtGTCGGAGACCCTGCGGCGGCGCTGGGCGGTCTTGGTCTTTTTGACCGGGGTGGTAAACTTTTGCTTGAGATTGCGAGACATTTTGGAAATGCTTCAAGATGTTTAGTATACTAGTTGTAATGATCGTTTGAGTTGTCTTCAAAGTGATGTAGAGGATCAAGCTCAGATCCAATGTTTTCtagcaatgcaatgcaagaCTTGTTTTGTAGTAGATATATGCGTGTATACGCTTTCGAACAACTTCAAGTTGTTTTAATCGTCTTTaatagaaagagaaaggtAGGGAGGTGGTCGGGAAAGTAGAATGGTAGTAACTGTATCAAAGGCCCTTCACTATCGGGCAAGTTGCAGAATCGTTGGTTTCAGAGACAGACTCTCGGTAGAGCGTTCAGCTCCAGGAGCGGGAAAGCCTGTAAAGATCAAAGTCGAGAGAGAAGTATTGACTGGTTAACTCGGAGAACTGCTGGACTGCGAGCCGGGACAGGGAAAACAGCCACGGCCCGCAGTGGGCGTTTACAGCTCAGCGACGGCCGAAGGCATGGTTACTCGACTTTGTTCTTGGTAGGGGTAATTCTCTGGGTGATGCTGGAAAATGTCGACTTCGTTGTCTTTTGTGGTTTGGGTTTGGGGTTGGTgatagagaaagaagagaagcgagggggagaggaggagagaaataTCCCAAACTTTTTCCGTCTTCTAAGTGGGGTCGATCCTGATTGGGCAAAGTGTCTCGAGGCAGGCAGTGCCGGGGggttgattgatgattgaGTTAGAAGTGGAGTCGATGGAGCGTGCAGTGCGGGAGGGAAGGTACCTATGTGCTAGTCTATTTTAGGAGGGACAATACCGTCACCGCTTTTTGCAGCCTCAGACGAAGCCCAACGATAGGAAGACAATTGTACGAGGAGAAGCGCTGATGTGTCGAGTGAGACACTGCAAGGAGACCAATTCTGTGCTGTTTTAATGCTACGTATGCTATATAGAGCTTGCTGCAGTTGTGCTGCAGTTGAGATGTTTGCCTGTCACCGAAAGTTGAGAACAAAAGCTGGGACCAAGTTGAATCATGAGTGACTTGACTTCAAACATTTACCCCAGGCTCCCTGGTCCGTGAGGCGAACAAAAATCATAATCAAGGGACCAGTCAGGCCCCAGAATGGAAGCACGACAGGGAGCGTGGAGCATCAATCTAATGTACAGTAGGACTCGACTAGGGAGAGATGCAAGAAATTGATATTGGATATCGGAGCAATCTAATCTTGGGAATACGACAGACAGTTGAAAGTGATGTGGCTTTACAGTACCTACAGAGAGCACATTCAGTGGCTGCATCTCACTCCGTAACATGCCACCAAAGCCATATCCCAAACCCAGCGATGTCACGAGAACAGCTCAATCGTTTCATTTCCAATGATCTTTCGAGGACACTGGACCCAAGACCCCATGCTTCATGCACGGCAGAACAGACGCTGGAGCCGGGATACGCAAGCAAGAAATCAAAGACCCCTCCTCCGTCTCCCTCCAACAGAAGGCCAAGCATTTTTCCAAAAAGCTCCGCACCTCACAAAGACTCCACAGTCAAACAGGGGCAAACGCAGGCGGTTATGTCAGTGGCCAATGCCAGCTCCTCAAAAAAGTCCAGTttcaaaaaaaaaaagtccgCCCcagaaaaaaaggaaaaaaaaaagaggattCCCATCGGCATCAGACGAGAAACATCGTCAGTCTTCTCGCTTATGCTAGAAATAACACCAGAAAATGGATACCGATACCTCGGTCCCCgaaaaagaataagaaggTCCCAAGCTTCTGCTATATGATGTTGCCACGGACACTGGTGGGGTTATTGCTgaacttttttttctttctttctctccgcTGTCTAAAGTTTTTAAGCGACAACCGGAGTTGACGAGGACTAATTACTTAGTATCCGCAGTCTCGACGCAGAAACGTCCAATGGAGAAGAAAATTTCTGGTGAGGCAAGCTAAGAGCGTTACGCGCCGTCTCGTGCCTGGATACCGAATTCTGTTGATGGTTACGTAGAAGAATTGACCGACAGTAGATGCTtgcttcacttcacttcctTCTGGCGGTTAGACTTTTAGGCTCAACTCCAGATGCCTGTTAACGACCAATACCTTGAGACACACTGGCCTTTACGTCTTGTCGTCTTCAAAGTCCAATGCCATCTGCTGGTCCTTGCAGCTTTTCCCATTGTCAATCCAGTATCAACCTCAATCAGCCCCTCattcccctcttcttctcgaaaAGCACCTCCGTCATCAAAACCCTTTAGCGCCAGACCAATTCTTTAGAGTCACAATCTACTCATAGCGCAACTTCGCCATTGCCCAGTAAACGGCGCCCCTCTTGAGGATCTACCTCAGAGATTTTTACCAATGGCCGCCTCGGCATTACTCTTTACGACAATGAGTGTAACGAAAAAGCGGCACAGTCGAAATTAAGGTGAAAGCTTCTGCAGTATGAACACGTAAATACGTTTGGGATATGGCTATGACTCTTGGGTGAGTCAACCTCTCCCCAGGAAATCAGCAGCTCTGGAGATTATGCCATTGGCTGCGTTAGTTACACTCGCACACCCCCTTGTTCATTGATGACTCTTTGCTGCCACGCATCCTAGCTGCCACGAAGCTTCAAACATGCTTCAGACTGGCATGTGAATTGGATCTCAGCTTACTACAGACGCAGAAGAAACACTTCTCGATAAGGCATCTTCCGATTGAGCTCAGCTGGAACGAATAGCAACACAAACTAATCGTGATCGCTTGAACCTTACGATGCACCACTTCAAGTGACACCACTCAAGCAATTGGCTTacatccttgtccttgaggcCAGAACAAACTAAAGCCTGAGGAAAAACTTAACTCCACTCAACTTTTTTTCTTCGCGATGGCGTGAAAGCTTCGGCATGGCCCGTGCAACACCCGCGCGCCAAAGCGCTTATCCTATCtaatcttatcttatcgccCGCCCCTCCAACCGTTTTCAGCCGTTGTCGTGCCAGCCAGCACGCCAAGGGAAACTGGAGTAAACACTGGACCTCCGACCAGGATTGTAACGTCAACGCTCCGTTTATGAATCCACCGTCCTAAACAAGTCTCGTCCACGATCCATTCTGTTCCTGCATCTTTGTTTAAGCGAAAAGCATAACATCGTGTTTAGCAGCATCATGGAGCGAAAAGCGTCTCATAACCTGTTTGAGGTTTATCTACGGCTACGGCCCCCGCCTACGCgacatggtgatggcgatcGCATTCTTGACGTTGAGCCCGCTGAAGATGGCTCACATCCTAAGCATATTGTTCTGAATCCGCCTACAGATCGACGTAGGGCGATTGAGAAGTTCGCGTTCACCCAGGTTTTTGAGGAACATGCAACCCAGCTCGATGTCTTTCATTGCACAGAGATCGTCCCCTTCGTCGAAGGCGTGCTTGCGCCTGAGGGCGGCGAGGGAACAGACGCTGTCGTCGCTACCTTGGGAGTGACAGGTTCCGGCAAGGTGAGTACCATGTCAACAATGAAACAGGGAGACTAATAGACGAAGACACATACGATCCTCGGAAGCAAGACACAACGCGGCCTGACCCAACTCACGATGGACGTCCTCTTCCGCTCAATCGGCGAAAACATTCTCGATCCCAACGCCGCGTTCACAGCTCAAGACTCTCTTCAAGCCATCGATGGTGCCGAGTCCTCCCTTACAACCGCGTCCCACTTCTTCGACCCTCCCTTTCGCGACTCAGTTGCTTCACGAGCGCCCTCACGCGCCGGTACACCAATGCTTGTACGACAGACCCCAAAGCCTTTCTATGTCAACATCCCCGCCTCCAAGCTGGTCGCCAACCTCCCAGGCGCGTTCCCGGCAGACTGCGCACCAAGTCCGAAAAGTGTACGGCTTGTTAGCGAGGCAGAGGAAACGCGACGTCTCAAGGAGCGATAGGATCGTTCTTCTGAGCGTGGTAGAAGACCTCTCGAAAGTCTGCCTGCGTCCCCTAGCGCTCTGAACTGTCCCAAGACGCCCAAGCGGGGTCTTCGACATTTCATGTCTCTTACTACTTCAACTCGTGTAAAGAATGTTACTAAAGATGATGTTAAGCCCGATGGTGTTATGTCCCCACCACCTCGACGAATTACCGTGCGCCCCTCGGCTCTTCCACAGCTCCCCGACGTGAGCAACATCGACATTTCTTGCGACCCCTCGGCCGAATATGTGGTCATCATCTCGATGTACGAAGTGCACAATGACCGAATCTACGATCTCCTTACTCCCGCTGTCAAGTCCGGCGCCACAAAAGAAGTGCGACGACGTCCTTTACTCTTCAAGTCAACAGAGCTATCGCCAGACCGAAAGGTTGTCGCTGGCCTTCGAAAAGTTATCTGTTCCAGTTACA
This genomic stretch from Fusarium fujikuroi IMI 58289 draft genome, chromosome FFUJ_chr09 harbors:
- a CDS encoding related to transcription factor IIIB, translated to MSSFLTPPKSGPTGRPAAKPRFGKPNPVRAMREREERRAANAAAHANSLRVAAVNRNASLAKPNRPQCPNKACPKPNVVDGTCQTCGRISDDSNIVAEVTFGESSSGAAVVHGSYIGADQAGVRSMGPAFRRVGGSEDREKSIREAKGLMQGYAQQLNVSDSLVTAGTQVFKLASSANFIQGRTLASVAAVCLYAACRAEPPCKVMLIDLADLVQLNVFKLGRIFKKLNEVVPIGNDGLIPVYPEDLIWRFATKMEFHQDTAKVAEDAVRLVKRMSRDWMVMGRRPSGICGACLLMAARMHNFRRTVREVVYIVKVTNHTIQNRLQEFKVTESSRMSVEDFLKQDFLESSHDPPSFYRQSAEYKKQLAAKNKKRKRPTDADADDNEEEDDNLADKIDPRLIEGGADLSKAPVVEYRRDDDGFIIPPIPSKIAKDPSLVNRLNENAEDEEAEGEDTNVQTLDGLVQEFGDAMDEELTENGTQETSQRKGSKPQLPINEEWEQDEQELEGVIEEIFNDPLTYEHAMAYTTAEQRARIHTVWALQQRPQKEVSMSADVTEDEFADDPEVNNCLLSPEEAQIKEMIWVNQNKEWLRKHQEKVFRKKVEAERPKQTRKRRKRARMGEGQTSPASSAAEAAVNVAKDRAWSKRINYDAIRNIFDMPNLGGPGSEATSRKTSVAGSTKGGDDASEAADESVAGDEPEAPQEEEEFEEEEYDETQNYGDGEEFGGGGDEFGGGYDEDDPEMDAEYGLEEYA